Proteins encoded in a region of the Anopheles ziemanni chromosome 2, idAnoZiCoDA_A2_x.2, whole genome shotgun sequence genome:
- the LOC131294518 gene encoding gastrula zinc finger protein XlCGF49.1-like, producing MSQQAVESAGMKIPNCSKPFECSECNKLFRQLSTLTNHMKIHTGEKPYKCTICQKEFRQTTTLSNHLKIHTGEKPFNCNFCNKQFRQLSTLSNHQKIHTGEKPFECSVCGKQFRQSSTLNSHIRIHSDDKFCIKPFKCSICPKEFRQTTTLANHIKIHTGEKPYACTYCSKTFRQTGTLSNHLKIHTGEKPFECAVCGKQFRQSSTLNSHIRIHADDKYCKPSTATMSTTVNGGLNLKLEDIKPFYTPM from the exons ATGTCACAACAGGCGGTGGAAAGTGCTGGCATGAAAATTCCTAACTGCTCGAAACCGTTCGAGTGTTCAGAATGCAACAAACTGTTCCGTCAGCTGAGCACACTGACCAACCACATGAAAATACACACCGGGGAAAAACCGTACAAGTGTACCATTTGCCAGAAGGAATTCCGCCAAACGACCACACTATCGAATCATCTGAAAATTCACACCG GCGAAAAGCCCTTTAACTGCAACTTTTGCAATAAACAGTTCCGTCAGCTAAGCACCCTTTCGAACCACCAGAAAATACACACCGGCGAAAAGCCGTTCGAATGTTCCGTATGCGGCAAACAGTTCCGGCAGTCCAGCACGCTCAACAGCCACATCAGGATTCATTCGGACGATAAATTTT GCATAAAACCCTTCAAATGCAGCATTTGTCCAAAGGAATTCCGCCAGACGACGACACTAGCGAATCATATAAAAATCCACACAG GTGAAAAGCCATACGCTTGCACGTACTGCAGCAAAACGTTCCGTCAAACTGGGACACTTTCGAACCATCTGAAAATTCATACCGGCGAAAAACCGTTCGAGTGTGCGGTGTGCGGCAAACAGTTCCGTCAGTCCAGCACGCTGAACAGTCACATTCGTATTCATGCTGATGACAAGTATT GCAAACCGAGCACAGCAACCATGAGCACAACGGTCAACGGTGGACTTAATTTGAAACTAGAAGACATCAAACCATTTTACACGCCAATGTAA